The following coding sequences lie in one Nitrospirota bacterium genomic window:
- a CDS encoding cytochrome c3 family protein: MQYRYILFAFLIFFSLISSGDAYQPTEEVQICLNCHNDKSLSTTFKSGERLSLFVDDHSLRDSVHSELSCSNCHSDFSVETHPQRAFKTARSYKVSASKLCTNCHAPNKGIHAKMLNAVKVLVCTDCHGAHSVKKPTKENSCISCHRFSLSMTFADGKSISIHIDEADIQKSVHSKLRCYDCHFGFSAEEHPERKFKTRRNITLLNSEGCRRCHFDKYTKTLESIHYDILSQGNLNAPVCVDCHGGHSIFSGRKEKLLNARRCERCHSKIYEAYSQSVHGSALVSEHNQDVPVCSDCHRAHDIIDPRTVDFRNMTPGMCGNCHANEELMSKYGLSTAVLKSYLEDFHGVTVTFYRKQKNAVRHIAVCTDCHGIHDITKTKGSDSAVLKSKLLSRCQKCHPNAAENFPDAWLSHYEPTFKRAPLVYAINLIYKIFIPFMLIGLILQILLHIWRYAVNR; this comes from the coding sequence CGTTATATACTGTTTGCATTTCTCATATTTTTTTCTCTAATCTCCTCTGGAGACGCATATCAGCCTACAGAAGAGGTTCAGATATGTCTTAACTGCCATAATGACAAAAGTCTAAGCACTACATTTAAAAGCGGTGAGCGATTGTCTCTTTTTGTGGATGATCACAGCCTCAGAGACTCTGTTCATTCGGAACTGTCATGTTCGAACTGTCACAGCGATTTCTCGGTAGAAACCCATCCCCAAAGGGCATTTAAAACGGCAAGGAGCTATAAGGTCTCAGCCTCAAAGCTCTGCACTAACTGCCATGCCCCAAATAAAGGCATCCATGCAAAAATGCTCAATGCCGTCAAGGTGCTTGTATGCACAGATTGCCATGGTGCACATTCGGTAAAAAAGCCTACAAAGGAGAACTCCTGCATTAGCTGTCATAGATTCAGTCTGTCCATGACATTTGCAGATGGCAAGAGTATCTCCATCCATATAGATGAAGCGGACATTCAGAAATCCGTTCACAGCAAGCTTCGCTGTTATGACTGCCACTTTGGTTTTTCGGCAGAGGAGCATCCGGAAAGAAAGTTCAAGACCCGAAGAAACATTACCCTTCTTAACTCAGAAGGCTGTAGGCGCTGTCACTTCGACAAATACACAAAGACCCTCGAGAGCATTCACTATGACATCTTAAGTCAGGGCAACCTGAATGCGCCTGTGTGTGTGGACTGTCACGGTGGTCATTCCATATTCTCAGGCAGAAAGGAAAAACTCCTGAATGCAAGGAGATGCGAGAGGTGCCATTCAAAGATATACGAGGCATACTCCCAGAGCGTTCATGGAAGCGCTTTAGTTTCCGAGCACAATCAGGATGTCCCTGTATGCTCTGACTGTCATAGGGCACACGATATAATAGACCCAAGAACCGTTGACTTCCGCAACATGACCCCTGGGATGTGCGGAAACTGCCATGCAAACGAAGAGCTTATGTCCAAATACGGTCTTTCGACAGCAGTTCTTAAGTCTTATTTAGAGGATTTTCACGGAGTAACAGTAACATTTTATAGAAAGCAGAAAAACGCAGTCAGGCACATTGCAGTATGCACCGATTGCCATGGCATACACGATATTACAAAAACAAAGGGCTCTGATTCCGCAGTTCTAAAGTCAAAACTCCTTTCTCGGTGCCAGAAATGCCATCCCAATGCCGCAGAGAATTTCCCTGATGCATGGCTGTCTCATTATGAACCAACATTCAAAAGGGCTCCGCTTGTTTATGCCATAAACCTGATTTATAAGATATTCATACCGTTTATGTTGATAGGACTAATCCTACAGATACTTCTTCACATATGGCGGTATGCAGTTAACAGGTAA